A genomic window from Mustela erminea isolate mMusErm1 chromosome 16, mMusErm1.Pri, whole genome shotgun sequence includes:
- the MYBL1 gene encoding myb-related protein A isoform X2: MAKRSRSEDEDDDLQYADHDYEVPQQKGLKKLWNRVKWTRDEDDKLKKLVEQHGTDDWTLIASHLQNRSDFQCQHRWQKVLNPELIKGPWTKEEDQRVIELVQKYGPKRWSLIAKHLKGRIGKQCRERWHNHLNPEVKKSSWTEEEDRIIYEAHKRLGNRWAEIAKLLPGRTDNSIKNHWNSTMRRKVEQEGYLQDGIKSERSSSKLQHKPCATMDHLQTQNQFYIPVQIPGYQYVSPEGNCVEHVQTSAFIQPPFIDEDPDKEKKIKELELLLMSAENEVRRKRVSSNSPTKFLAVEANAVLSSLQTIPEFAETLELIESDPVAWSDVTSFDLSDTAASPAKSTPVKLMRIQHNDGAMECQFNVSLVLEGKKNSCNGADSEAVPVTSPNVAKFSTPPTILRKKRRMRVGQSPSSEHSDGSFTDGSNTALKHTPVKTLPFSPSQFFNTCPGNEQINIENPSFTSTPICGQKVLITTPLHKETTPKDQKENVGFRTPTIRRSILGTTPRTPTPFKNALAAQEKKYGPLKIVSQPLAFLEEDIREVLKEETGTDIFLKEEDEPAYKSCKQEHTASVKKVRKSLVLDNWEKEEPGTQLLTEDISDMQSENIFTTSLLMIPLLEIHDNRCNLTPEKQDINSTNKTYTLNKKKPNPNTSKVVTLEKNLQSNCEWETVVYGKTEDQLIMTEQARRYLSTYTATSSTSRALIL; this comes from the exons cgaGGATGAGGATGATGACCTTCAGTATGCTGATCATGATTATGAAGTACCACAACAAAAAGGATTGAAGAAACTCTGGAACAGAGTAAAATGGACAAGAGATGAG GATGATAAGTTAAAGAAGTTGGTTGAACAACATGGAACTGATGATTGGACTCTAATTGCTAGTCATCTTCAA AATCGTTCAGATTTTCAGTGCCAGCATCGATGGCAGAAAGTTTTAAATCCAGAATTGATAAAGGGTCCCTGGACTAAAGAAGAAGATCAGAGG gtTATTGAATTAGTTCAGAAATACGGGCCAAAAAGATGGTCTTTAATTGCAAAACACTTGAAAGGAAGAATAGGCAAGCAGTGTAGAGAAAGGTGGCATAATCATCTGAATCCTGAGGTAAAGAAATCTTCCTGGACAGAAGAGGAGGACAGGATCATCTATGAAGCACATAAGCGGTTGGGAAATCGTTGGGCAGAAATTGCCAAACTACTTCCTGGAAG GACTGATAATTCTATCAAAAACCATTGGAATTCTACCATGCGAAGAAAAGTGGAACAGGAGGGCTACTTACAAGATGGAATAAAATCAGAACGATCTTCATCGAAACTTCAACACAAACCTTGTGCGACTATGGACCATTTGCAAACCCAGAATCAGTTTTACATACCTGTTCAG atCCCAGGCTATCAGTATGTGTCACCCGAAGGCAATTGTGTAGAACATGTTCAGACTTCTGCGTTTATTCAg cCACCCTTCATTGATGAAGAtcctgataaggaaaaaaaaataaaggaacttgaGTTGCTTCTTATGTCAGCTGAGAATGAAGTTAGAAGAAAGCGAGTTTCATCG AATTCACCCACAAAGTTCCTGGCCGTAGAGGCAAATGCTGTGCTGTCCTCTCTACAGACCATCCCGGAATTTGCAGAGACTCTAGAACTTATTGaatct GATCCTGTAGCATGGAGTGATGTTACCAGTTTTGATCTTTCTGAtactgctgcttctcctgccaaGTCCACCCCAGTCAAACTAATGAGAATTCAACACAACGATGGAGCCATGGAATGTCAATTTAATGTCAGCCTTGtacttgaagggaaaaaaaacagttgtAATGGTGCAGACAGTGAGGCTGTTCCTGTAACATCCCCAAATGTGGCCAAGTTTAGCACTCCACCAACCATtctcagaaagaagagaagaatgcgAGTGGGTCAGTCCCCCAGCAGCGAACATAGCGATGGCTCTTTCACTGATGGCAGTAATACAGCACTAAAACACACACCAGTGAAAACACTACCATTTTCTCCTTCACAG tttttcaacaCATGCCCtggaaatgaacaaattaatataGAAAATCCTTCATTTACATCAACCCCTATTTGTGGGCAGAAAGTTCTCATTACAACTCCTCTTCACAAGGAAACAACCCCCAAAGATCAAAAGGAAAATGTAGG GTTTAGAACACCTACTATTAGAAGATCTATATTGGGTACCACACCAAGAACTCCTACGCCTTTTAAGAATGCGCTTGCTgctcaagagaaaaaatatggacCTCTTAAAATTGTG TCACAGCCACTTGCCTTCTTGGAAGAAGATATTCGggaagttttaaaagaagaaactggaaCAGATATATTCCTCAAAGAGGAAGATGAACCTGCTTATAAAAGCTGCAAACAGGAG CATACAGCTTCTGTAAAGAAAGTCAGAAAATCACTAGTCTTAGATAATTGGGAAAAAGAAGAACCAGGTACTCAACTATTGACTGAAGACATTTCAGACATGCAG tcagaaaatatatttacaacatCTTTATTAATGATACCATTATTGGAAATACATGACAATAGGTGCAACTTGACTCCTGAAAAACAAGATATAAACTCAACCAACAAAACATATAcacttaataaaaagaaaccaaaccctAACACTTCTAAAGTTGTCACATTGGAAAAGAACCTTCAG TCAAACTGTGAATGGGAAACAGTGGTTTATGGGAAGACGGAAGACCAACTTATCATGACTGAACAAGCAAGAAGATATTTGAGCACCTACACAGCTACCAGCAGTACTTCAAGAGCTCTCATACTGTAA
- the MYBL1 gene encoding myb-related protein A isoform X3: MAKRSRSEDEDDDLQYADHDYEVPQQKGLKKLWNRVKWTRDEDDKLKKLVEQHGTDDWTLIASHLQNRSDFQCQHRWQKVLNPELIKGPWTKEEDQRVIELVQKYGPKRWSLIAKHLKGRIGKQCRERWHNHLNPEVKKSSWTEEEDRIIYEAHKRLGNRWAEIAKLLPGRTDNSIKNHWNSTMRRKVEQEGYLQDGIKSERSSSKLQHKPCATMDHLQTQNQFYIPVQIPGYQYVSPEGNCVEHVQTSAFIQPPFIDEDPDKEKKIKELELLLMSAENEVRRKRVSSQPGSFSSWSGSFLMDDSMSNTLNSLEEHTSEFYSMDENQTLSAQQNSPTKFLAVEANAVLSSLQTIPEFAETLELIESDPVAWSDVTSFDLSDTAASPAKSTPVKLMRIQHNDGAMECQFNVSLVLEGKKNSCNGADSEAVPVTSPNVAKFSTPPTILRKKRRMRVGQSPSSEHSDGSFTDGSNTALKHTPVKTLPFSPSQFFNTCPGNEQINIENPSFTSTPICGQKVLITTPLHKETTPKDQKENVGFRTPTIRRSILGTTPRTPTPFKNALAAQEKKYGPLKIVSQPLAFLEEDIREVLKEETGTDIFLKEEDEPAYKSCKQEHTASVKKVRKSLVLDNWEKEEPGTQLLTEDISDMQSNCEWETVVYGKTEDQLIMTEQARRYLSTYTATSSTSRALIL, translated from the exons cgaGGATGAGGATGATGACCTTCAGTATGCTGATCATGATTATGAAGTACCACAACAAAAAGGATTGAAGAAACTCTGGAACAGAGTAAAATGGACAAGAGATGAG GATGATAAGTTAAAGAAGTTGGTTGAACAACATGGAACTGATGATTGGACTCTAATTGCTAGTCATCTTCAA AATCGTTCAGATTTTCAGTGCCAGCATCGATGGCAGAAAGTTTTAAATCCAGAATTGATAAAGGGTCCCTGGACTAAAGAAGAAGATCAGAGG gtTATTGAATTAGTTCAGAAATACGGGCCAAAAAGATGGTCTTTAATTGCAAAACACTTGAAAGGAAGAATAGGCAAGCAGTGTAGAGAAAGGTGGCATAATCATCTGAATCCTGAGGTAAAGAAATCTTCCTGGACAGAAGAGGAGGACAGGATCATCTATGAAGCACATAAGCGGTTGGGAAATCGTTGGGCAGAAATTGCCAAACTACTTCCTGGAAG GACTGATAATTCTATCAAAAACCATTGGAATTCTACCATGCGAAGAAAAGTGGAACAGGAGGGCTACTTACAAGATGGAATAAAATCAGAACGATCTTCATCGAAACTTCAACACAAACCTTGTGCGACTATGGACCATTTGCAAACCCAGAATCAGTTTTACATACCTGTTCAG atCCCAGGCTATCAGTATGTGTCACCCGAAGGCAATTGTGTAGAACATGTTCAGACTTCTGCGTTTATTCAg cCACCCTTCATTGATGAAGAtcctgataaggaaaaaaaaataaaggaacttgaGTTGCTTCTTATGTCAGCTGAGAATGAAGTTAGAAGAAAGCGAGTTTCATCG CAACCTGGAAGCTTTTCTAGCTGGTCTGGTAGTTTCCTCATGGATGATAGCATGTCTAATACTCTAAATAGCCTCGAGGAGCACACTAGTGAGTTTTACAGTATGGATGAAAATCAAACTCTGTCTGCTCAGCAGAATTCACCCACAAAGTTCCTGGCCGTAGAGGCAAATGCTGTGCTGTCCTCTCTACAGACCATCCCGGAATTTGCAGAGACTCTAGAACTTATTGaatct GATCCTGTAGCATGGAGTGATGTTACCAGTTTTGATCTTTCTGAtactgctgcttctcctgccaaGTCCACCCCAGTCAAACTAATGAGAATTCAACACAACGATGGAGCCATGGAATGTCAATTTAATGTCAGCCTTGtacttgaagggaaaaaaaacagttgtAATGGTGCAGACAGTGAGGCTGTTCCTGTAACATCCCCAAATGTGGCCAAGTTTAGCACTCCACCAACCATtctcagaaagaagagaagaatgcgAGTGGGTCAGTCCCCCAGCAGCGAACATAGCGATGGCTCTTTCACTGATGGCAGTAATACAGCACTAAAACACACACCAGTGAAAACACTACCATTTTCTCCTTCACAG tttttcaacaCATGCCCtggaaatgaacaaattaatataGAAAATCCTTCATTTACATCAACCCCTATTTGTGGGCAGAAAGTTCTCATTACAACTCCTCTTCACAAGGAAACAACCCCCAAAGATCAAAAGGAAAATGTAGG GTTTAGAACACCTACTATTAGAAGATCTATATTGGGTACCACACCAAGAACTCCTACGCCTTTTAAGAATGCGCTTGCTgctcaagagaaaaaatatggacCTCTTAAAATTGTG TCACAGCCACTTGCCTTCTTGGAAGAAGATATTCGggaagttttaaaagaagaaactggaaCAGATATATTCCTCAAAGAGGAAGATGAACCTGCTTATAAAAGCTGCAAACAGGAG CATACAGCTTCTGTAAAGAAAGTCAGAAAATCACTAGTCTTAGATAATTGGGAAAAAGAAGAACCAGGTACTCAACTATTGACTGAAGACATTTCAGACATGCAG TCAAACTGTGAATGGGAAACAGTGGTTTATGGGAAGACGGAAGACCAACTTATCATGACTGAACAAGCAAGAAGATATTTGAGCACCTACACAGCTACCAGCAGTACTTCAAGAGCTCTCATACTGTAA
- the MYBL1 gene encoding myb-related protein A isoform X1 → MAKRSRSEDEDDDLQYADHDYEVPQQKGLKKLWNRVKWTRDEDDKLKKLVEQHGTDDWTLIASHLQNRSDFQCQHRWQKVLNPELIKGPWTKEEDQRVIELVQKYGPKRWSLIAKHLKGRIGKQCRERWHNHLNPEVKKSSWTEEEDRIIYEAHKRLGNRWAEIAKLLPGRTDNSIKNHWNSTMRRKVEQEGYLQDGIKSERSSSKLQHKPCATMDHLQTQNQFYIPVQIPGYQYVSPEGNCVEHVQTSAFIQPPFIDEDPDKEKKIKELELLLMSAENEVRRKRVSSQPGSFSSWSGSFLMDDSMSNTLNSLEEHTSEFYSMDENQTLSAQQNSPTKFLAVEANAVLSSLQTIPEFAETLELIESDPVAWSDVTSFDLSDTAASPAKSTPVKLMRIQHNDGAMECQFNVSLVLEGKKNSCNGADSEAVPVTSPNVAKFSTPPTILRKKRRMRVGQSPSSEHSDGSFTDGSNTALKHTPVKTLPFSPSQFFNTCPGNEQINIENPSFTSTPICGQKVLITTPLHKETTPKDQKENVGFRTPTIRRSILGTTPRTPTPFKNALAAQEKKYGPLKIVSQPLAFLEEDIREVLKEETGTDIFLKEEDEPAYKSCKQEHTASVKKVRKSLVLDNWEKEEPGTQLLTEDISDMQSENIFTTSLLMIPLLEIHDNRCNLTPEKQDINSTNKTYTLNKKKPNPNTSKVVTLEKNLQSNCEWETVVYGKTEDQLIMTEQARRYLSTYTATSSTSRALIL, encoded by the exons cgaGGATGAGGATGATGACCTTCAGTATGCTGATCATGATTATGAAGTACCACAACAAAAAGGATTGAAGAAACTCTGGAACAGAGTAAAATGGACAAGAGATGAG GATGATAAGTTAAAGAAGTTGGTTGAACAACATGGAACTGATGATTGGACTCTAATTGCTAGTCATCTTCAA AATCGTTCAGATTTTCAGTGCCAGCATCGATGGCAGAAAGTTTTAAATCCAGAATTGATAAAGGGTCCCTGGACTAAAGAAGAAGATCAGAGG gtTATTGAATTAGTTCAGAAATACGGGCCAAAAAGATGGTCTTTAATTGCAAAACACTTGAAAGGAAGAATAGGCAAGCAGTGTAGAGAAAGGTGGCATAATCATCTGAATCCTGAGGTAAAGAAATCTTCCTGGACAGAAGAGGAGGACAGGATCATCTATGAAGCACATAAGCGGTTGGGAAATCGTTGGGCAGAAATTGCCAAACTACTTCCTGGAAG GACTGATAATTCTATCAAAAACCATTGGAATTCTACCATGCGAAGAAAAGTGGAACAGGAGGGCTACTTACAAGATGGAATAAAATCAGAACGATCTTCATCGAAACTTCAACACAAACCTTGTGCGACTATGGACCATTTGCAAACCCAGAATCAGTTTTACATACCTGTTCAG atCCCAGGCTATCAGTATGTGTCACCCGAAGGCAATTGTGTAGAACATGTTCAGACTTCTGCGTTTATTCAg cCACCCTTCATTGATGAAGAtcctgataaggaaaaaaaaataaaggaacttgaGTTGCTTCTTATGTCAGCTGAGAATGAAGTTAGAAGAAAGCGAGTTTCATCG CAACCTGGAAGCTTTTCTAGCTGGTCTGGTAGTTTCCTCATGGATGATAGCATGTCTAATACTCTAAATAGCCTCGAGGAGCACACTAGTGAGTTTTACAGTATGGATGAAAATCAAACTCTGTCTGCTCAGCAGAATTCACCCACAAAGTTCCTGGCCGTAGAGGCAAATGCTGTGCTGTCCTCTCTACAGACCATCCCGGAATTTGCAGAGACTCTAGAACTTATTGaatct GATCCTGTAGCATGGAGTGATGTTACCAGTTTTGATCTTTCTGAtactgctgcttctcctgccaaGTCCACCCCAGTCAAACTAATGAGAATTCAACACAACGATGGAGCCATGGAATGTCAATTTAATGTCAGCCTTGtacttgaagggaaaaaaaacagttgtAATGGTGCAGACAGTGAGGCTGTTCCTGTAACATCCCCAAATGTGGCCAAGTTTAGCACTCCACCAACCATtctcagaaagaagagaagaatgcgAGTGGGTCAGTCCCCCAGCAGCGAACATAGCGATGGCTCTTTCACTGATGGCAGTAATACAGCACTAAAACACACACCAGTGAAAACACTACCATTTTCTCCTTCACAG tttttcaacaCATGCCCtggaaatgaacaaattaatataGAAAATCCTTCATTTACATCAACCCCTATTTGTGGGCAGAAAGTTCTCATTACAACTCCTCTTCACAAGGAAACAACCCCCAAAGATCAAAAGGAAAATGTAGG GTTTAGAACACCTACTATTAGAAGATCTATATTGGGTACCACACCAAGAACTCCTACGCCTTTTAAGAATGCGCTTGCTgctcaagagaaaaaatatggacCTCTTAAAATTGTG TCACAGCCACTTGCCTTCTTGGAAGAAGATATTCGggaagttttaaaagaagaaactggaaCAGATATATTCCTCAAAGAGGAAGATGAACCTGCTTATAAAAGCTGCAAACAGGAG CATACAGCTTCTGTAAAGAAAGTCAGAAAATCACTAGTCTTAGATAATTGGGAAAAAGAAGAACCAGGTACTCAACTATTGACTGAAGACATTTCAGACATGCAG tcagaaaatatatttacaacatCTTTATTAATGATACCATTATTGGAAATACATGACAATAGGTGCAACTTGACTCCTGAAAAACAAGATATAAACTCAACCAACAAAACATATAcacttaataaaaagaaaccaaaccctAACACTTCTAAAGTTGTCACATTGGAAAAGAACCTTCAG TCAAACTGTGAATGGGAAACAGTGGTTTATGGGAAGACGGAAGACCAACTTATCATGACTGAACAAGCAAGAAGATATTTGAGCACCTACACAGCTACCAGCAGTACTTCAAGAGCTCTCATACTGTAA